Proteins co-encoded in one Bacillus paramycoides genomic window:
- the rpoC gene encoding DNA-directed RNA polymerase subunit beta' has product MIDVNNFEYMKIGLASPDKIRSWSYGEVKKPETINYRTLKPEKDGLFCERIFGPQKDWECHCGKYKRVRYKGVVCDRCGVEVTRAKVRRERMGHIELAAPVSHIWYFKGIPSRMGLVLDMSPRALEEVIYFASYVVTESGDTPLDKKQLLSEKEYRAYRDRYGSTFQAAMGAEAIKKLLQDIDLDKEVDFLKEELKTAQGQRRTRAIKRLEVLEAFRNSGNEPSWMILDVLPVIPPELRPMVQLDGGRFATSDLNDLYRRVINRNNRLKRLLDLGAPSIIVQNEKRMLQEAVDALIDNGRRGRPVTGPGNRPLKSLSHMLKGKQGRFRQNLLGKRVDYSGRSVIVVGPNLKMYQCGLPKEMALELFKPFVMKELVEKGLAHNIKSAKRKIERVQPEVWDVLESVIKEHPVLLNRAPTLHRLGIQAFEPTLVEGRAIRLHPLVCTAYNADFDGDQMAVHVPLSSEAQAEARLLMLAAQNILNPKDGKPVVTPSQDMVLGNYYLTLEREGAIGEGMVFKDANEALLAYQNGYVHLHTRVAVAASAVNNATFTEEQKSMLLLTTVGKLIFNEILPESFPYINEPTNSNLEKETPAKYFVEKGANIKEIIASREEVAPFSKKILGNIIAEVFKRFKITETSRMLDRMKNLGFKYSTKAGITVGVSDILVLGEKDEILHEAQAKVDNVIKQFRRGLITEEERYDRVISIWSNAKDVIQGKLMKSLNKRNPIFMMSDSGARGNASNFTQLAGMRGLMANPSGRIIELPIKSSFREGLTVLEYFISTHGARKGLADTALKTADSGYLTRRLVDVAQDVIVREDDCGTDRGLLIGAIKEGNEVIESLYDRLVGRFARKTVKHPETGEVLVAENQLITEDIAHIVENSGVETVNIRSAFTCNTRHGVCKKCYGRNLATGTDVEVGEAVGIIAAQSIGEPGTQLTMRTFHTGGVAGDDITQGLPRIQEIFEARNPKGQAVISEIDGVIAAINDVKDRQEVVVQGEVEARTYAIPYGARLKVIPGQQISHGKELTEGSIDPKELLKVTDITAVQEYLLREVQKVYRMQGVEIGDKHVEVMVRQMLRKVRVSDAGETDVLPGTLLDIHQFTDANAKVLLQGKQPATARPVLLGITKASLETDSFLSAASFQETTRVLTDAAIKGKRDELLGLKENVIIGKLVPAGTGMNRYRKVDLVKTTQDDMNVENDEVYVEQ; this is encoded by the coding sequence TTGATAGATGTAAATAACTTTGAATATATGAAGATTGGACTTGCTTCACCTGACAAGATTCGTTCTTGGTCATACGGTGAAGTTAAGAAACCAGAAACAATTAACTATCGTACGTTAAAGCCAGAAAAAGACGGCTTGTTCTGTGAGCGTATTTTCGGACCACAAAAGGACTGGGAATGTCATTGCGGAAAATACAAACGTGTACGTTATAAAGGTGTAGTTTGTGATCGATGTGGCGTTGAAGTAACGCGTGCAAAAGTACGTCGTGAACGTATGGGTCATATCGAATTAGCTGCTCCTGTATCTCATATTTGGTATTTCAAAGGTATCCCGAGCCGCATGGGACTTGTCTTAGACATGTCCCCTCGCGCGCTTGAAGAAGTAATTTATTTCGCTTCTTATGTTGTAACAGAAAGTGGAGATACACCACTTGATAAGAAGCAATTACTTTCTGAAAAAGAATACCGTGCATATCGTGATCGATATGGTAGCACATTCCAAGCTGCTATGGGTGCAGAAGCGATTAAAAAGCTATTACAAGACATCGATTTAGATAAAGAAGTAGACTTCTTAAAAGAAGAATTAAAAACAGCACAAGGACAACGCCGTACTCGTGCTATTAAACGTCTAGAAGTATTAGAAGCATTCCGTAACTCTGGAAATGAGCCATCTTGGATGATCTTAGATGTTCTACCAGTAATTCCACCAGAACTACGCCCAATGGTACAGTTAGATGGTGGACGTTTTGCTACTTCTGACTTAAACGACTTATACCGTCGTGTAATTAACCGTAATAACCGTTTAAAACGTCTATTGGACTTAGGTGCACCAAGCATTATCGTTCAAAACGAAAAACGTATGTTACAAGAAGCTGTAGACGCATTAATCGATAATGGTCGTCGTGGCCGTCCAGTTACTGGACCAGGTAACCGTCCATTAAAATCACTATCTCACATGCTTAAAGGTAAACAAGGACGTTTCCGTCAAAACTTATTAGGTAAACGTGTTGACTACTCTGGTCGTTCTGTAATCGTTGTAGGACCGAACTTAAAGATGTATCAATGTGGATTACCGAAAGAGATGGCGCTTGAACTGTTCAAACCTTTCGTAATGAAAGAGTTAGTTGAAAAAGGATTAGCACACAACATTAAGAGTGCGAAACGTAAAATCGAGCGTGTACAACCTGAAGTTTGGGACGTTTTAGAATCTGTGATTAAAGAACATCCAGTACTTCTAAACCGCGCACCAACACTTCACCGTCTTGGTATTCAGGCGTTTGAACCTACATTAGTAGAAGGTCGCGCAATCCGTCTTCACCCACTTGTATGTACTGCATACAACGCGGACTTTGACGGTGACCAAATGGCCGTTCACGTACCTTTATCATCAGAAGCACAAGCAGAAGCTCGTCTTCTTATGTTAGCGGCACAAAACATCTTGAACCCGAAAGACGGTAAACCAGTTGTTACTCCATCTCAGGATATGGTATTAGGTAACTACTACTTAACACTTGAGCGTGAAGGCGCAATCGGTGAAGGTATGGTCTTCAAAGATGCGAACGAAGCATTACTTGCATACCAAAATGGATATGTACATCTTCATACACGTGTTGCAGTAGCTGCAAGCGCAGTAAACAACGCAACATTTACTGAAGAGCAAAAGAGTATGCTTCTATTAACAACAGTTGGTAAATTAATATTCAACGAAATCTTACCAGAGTCGTTCCCTTATATTAATGAACCAACAAATTCAAACCTTGAAAAAGAAACACCAGCGAAATATTTCGTTGAAAAAGGTGCGAACATTAAAGAAATTATTGCTAGTCGCGAAGAAGTGGCGCCATTTAGCAAGAAAATCCTTGGTAACATCATTGCGGAAGTGTTTAAACGTTTCAAAATTACAGAAACGTCTCGCATGCTTGACCGTATGAAAAACTTAGGATTCAAATACTCTACAAAAGCTGGTATTACAGTTGGGGTATCTGACATTCTTGTATTAGGCGAAAAAGATGAAATTCTCCACGAAGCACAAGCAAAAGTAGATAATGTAATTAAACAATTCCGTCGCGGTTTAATCACGGAAGAAGAACGTTACGATCGCGTTATCTCTATTTGGAGTAATGCAAAAGATGTTATCCAAGGAAAACTGATGAAGTCCTTGAATAAACGCAACCCAATCTTCATGATGAGTGATTCTGGTGCCCGTGGTAACGCATCGAACTTTACTCAGCTTGCTGGTATGCGTGGTCTGATGGCCAATCCATCTGGTCGTATCATCGAACTTCCGATCAAATCAAGTTTCCGTGAAGGTTTAACAGTACTTGAGTACTTCATCTCTACGCATGGTGCGCGTAAAGGTCTTGCCGATACAGCACTTAAAACTGCCGATTCTGGTTACTTAACACGTCGTCTTGTTGACGTTGCACAAGATGTAATTGTTCGTGAAGATGATTGTGGAACAGATCGTGGTTTATTAATTGGTGCGATTAAAGAGGGTAATGAAGTTATTGAGTCATTATATGATCGTCTTGTTGGACGTTTTGCAAGAAAAACTGTAAAACATCCTGAAACAGGTGAAGTATTAGTTGCTGAAAATCAATTAATTACTGAAGATATCGCTCATATCGTTGAGAATTCGGGTGTTGAAACTGTAAACATTCGTTCAGCGTTCACGTGTAACACTCGCCATGGTGTATGTAAGAAGTGTTACGGTCGTAACTTAGCAACTGGAACAGACGTAGAAGTAGGGGAAGCGGTAGGTATTATCGCAGCTCAATCTATCGGTGAGCCAGGTACACAGTTAACGATGCGTACGTTCCATACAGGTGGGGTTGCCGGAGATGATATCACTCAAGGTTTACCTCGTATCCAAGAGATCTTCGAAGCTCGTAATCCGAAAGGTCAGGCAGTTATCAGTGAAATCGACGGTGTTATCGCAGCGATCAACGATGTTAAAGATCGCCAAGAAGTAGTTGTACAGGGTGAAGTTGAAGCTCGTACGTATGCTATTCCTTATGGTGCTCGTCTGAAAGTAATTCCAGGACAGCAAATTAGCCACGGTAAAGAGTTAACAGAAGGTTCTATTGATCCGAAAGAATTACTAAAAGTAACGGACATTACGGCAGTTCAAGAATACTTATTACGTGAAGTTCAAAAAGTATACCGTATGCAAGGGGTAGAAATTGGTGACAAGCACGTAGAAGTAATGGTACGCCAAATGTTACGTAAAGTTCGTGTAAGTGATGCAGGTGAAACAGATGTATTACCAGGAACGTTACTAGATATCCATCAGTTTACTGATGCGAATGCGAAGGTGTTACTGCAAGGTAAACAACCAGCAACAGCTAGACCTGTTCTACTTGGTATTACAAAAGCTTCACTTGAAACAGATTCATTCTTATCTGCAGCATCGTTCCAAGAAACAACTCGTGTCTTAACTGATGCAGCGATTAAGGGTAAACGTGATGAGCTTCTAGGATTGAAAGAAAATGTTATTATCGGTAAACTTGTTCCTGCTGGAACAGGTATGAATCGTTATCGCAAAGTGGATCTTGTTAAAACAACACAAGATGACATGAATGTAGAAAACGATGAAGTTTATGTGGAACAGTAA
- a CDS encoding ribosomal L7Ae/L30e/S12e/Gadd45 family protein: MSYQKVSNAENVVVGHKRTLEAIQNGIVKEVVIAEDADMRLTHVIIRTALQHNIPITKVESVRKLGKVAGIQVGASAIGIIS; encoded by the coding sequence ATGTCTTATCAAAAAGTGTCAAATGCTGAAAATGTGGTCGTTGGTCATAAACGCACATTGGAAGCAATCCAAAATGGTATAGTTAAAGAAGTTGTCATTGCAGAAGATGCTGATATGCGGTTGACCCATGTTATCATTCGTACTGCATTGCAACATAACATACCCATAACAAAAGTTGAATCAGTTCGTAAACTTGGTAAAGTTGCGGGGATTCAAGTAGGAGCTTCAGCAATAGGAATAATAAGTTAA
- the rpsL gene encoding 30S ribosomal protein S12: protein MPTINQLVRNGRTDKVWKSKSPALNKGFNSLKKKSTDISAPQKRGVCTRVGTMTPKKPNSALRKYARVRLTNGIEVTAYIPGIGHNLQEHSVVLIRGGRVKDLPGVRYHIVRGALDTAGVDKRMQGRSKYGTKKPKAAKK from the coding sequence ATGCCTACTATTAACCAATTAGTGAGAAATGGTCGTACTGATAAAGTATGGAAATCTAAATCACCTGCGTTAAACAAAGGTTTTAACTCTTTAAAGAAAAAATCAACTGATATCTCTGCACCTCAAAAACGTGGTGTATGTACTCGTGTTGGTACAATGACTCCAAAGAAACCTAACTCAGCGTTACGTAAATATGCTCGTGTTCGTTTAACAAATGGTATTGAGGTAACAGCATACATCCCAGGTATCGGTCACAACTTACAAGAGCACAGCGTAGTATTAATTCGCGGCGGTCGTGTAAAAGACTTACCAGGGGTACGTTACCACATCGTTCGTGGTGCGCTTGATACAGCTGGTGTTGACAAGCGTATGCAAGGCCGTTCTAAATACGGTACTAAAAAGCCAAAAGCGGCTAAGAAATAA
- the rpsG gene encoding 30S ribosomal protein S7: MPRKGPVAKRDVLPDPMYNSKLVTRLINKMMVDGKKGKSQTILYNAFDIVSERTGKEPMEVFEQALKNIMPVLEVRARRVGGANYQVPVEVRPERRTTLGLRWLVNYARLRGEKTMEERLANEILDAANNAGASVKKREDTHKMAEANKAFAHYRW; this comes from the coding sequence ATGCCTCGTAAAGGACCTGTTGCAAAACGTGACGTGTTACCAGATCCAATGTACAATTCGAAACTAGTAACACGCCTTATCAACAAAATGATGGTTGACGGTAAAAAAGGTAAATCTCAAACAATTCTTTATAATGCGTTCGATATCGTAAGCGAACGTACTGGTAAAGAGCCAATGGAAGTATTCGAGCAAGCTCTTAAGAACATTATGCCTGTTCTTGAAGTACGCGCTCGTCGTGTTGGTGGTGCTAACTACCAAGTTCCAGTTGAGGTTCGTCCAGAACGCCGTACAACTTTAGGTCTTCGTTGGTTAGTAAACTACGCTCGTCTTCGTGGTGAAAAAACTATGGAAGAGCGTCTTGCTAACGAAATCTTAGATGCAGCTAACAACGCTGGTGCATCTGTTAAGAAACGTGAAGACACTCATAAAATGGCAGAAGCTAACAAAGCATTTGCTCATTACCGTTGGTAG
- the fusA gene encoding elongation factor G, with protein MAREFSLENTRNIGIMAHIDAGKTTATERILYYTGRIHKIGETHEGASQMDWMEQEQERGITITSAATTAQWKGHRVNIIDTPGHVDFTVEVERSLRVLDGAVAVLDAQSGVEPQTETVWRQATTYGVPRIVFVNKMDKIGADFLYSVGTIHDRLQANAHPIQLPIGAEDEFNGIIDLVEECAYMYGNDLGTDIQRVEIPEEHKELAEEYRGKLIEAVAELDEEMMMKYLEGEEITVEELKAGIRKATTSVEFFPVICGSAFKNKGVQILLDAVIDYLPSPLDVPAIKGTLPDTDEEVERKSSDEEPFAALAFKIMTDPYVGKLTFFRVYSGVLNSGSYVKNSTKGKRERVGRILQMHANSREEISTVYAGDIAAAVGLKDTTTGDTLCDEKSLVILESMEFPEPVISVAIEPKSKADQDKMGTALSKLSEEDPTFRAHTDQETGQTIIAGMGELHLDIIVDRMRREFKVEANVGAPQVAYRETFRAAAKVEGKFARQSGGRGQFGHVWIEFEPNEEGKGFEFENKIVGGVVPREYIPAVGAGLEDALKNGVLAGYPLVDIKAALVDGSYHDVDSSEMAFKIAASMALKAAVSKCSPVILEPMMKVEVVIPEEYMGDIMGDVTSRRGRVEGMEARGNAQVVRAMVPLSEMFGYATSLRSNTQGRGTFSMVFDHYEEVPKSVSEEIIKKNKGE; from the coding sequence ATGGCAAGAGAGTTCTCTTTAGAAAACACTCGTAATATTGGTATCATGGCTCACATCGATGCTGGTAAAACAACAGCTACTGAACGTATTCTGTACTACACAGGACGTATTCACAAAATCGGTGAAACTCACGAAGGTGCATCTCAGATGGACTGGATGGAGCAAGAGCAAGAGCGTGGTATCACAATTACTTCTGCTGCAACTACAGCACAATGGAAAGGTCACCGTGTAAACATCATTGACACTCCAGGTCACGTAGATTTCACAGTAGAAGTAGAACGTTCTTTACGCGTACTTGATGGCGCAGTAGCAGTACTTGATGCACAATCTGGTGTAGAACCACAAACAGAAACTGTTTGGCGTCAGGCTACTACTTACGGCGTACCTCGTATCGTATTCGTTAACAAAATGGATAAAATCGGTGCAGATTTCTTATACTCTGTAGGAACAATCCACGATCGTTTACAAGCAAACGCACACCCAATTCAGTTACCAATCGGTGCTGAAGATGAGTTCAATGGTATCATTGACCTTGTTGAAGAATGTGCTTACATGTACGGTAACGATTTAGGAACAGACATTCAACGTGTTGAAATTCCTGAAGAGCACAAAGAACTAGCTGAAGAATACCGTGGAAAACTTATTGAAGCGGTAGCTGAGCTTGATGAAGAAATGATGATGAAGTACCTAGAAGGTGAAGAAATCACTGTAGAAGAGCTTAAAGCTGGTATCCGTAAGGCTACAACTTCTGTAGAATTCTTCCCAGTAATCTGTGGTTCTGCATTCAAAAACAAAGGTGTTCAAATTCTGTTAGACGCAGTTATCGACTACCTACCATCTCCATTAGATGTACCTGCAATCAAAGGTACTCTTCCGGATACAGATGAAGAAGTAGAACGTAAGTCTAGCGATGAAGAACCATTCGCAGCTTTAGCATTCAAAATCATGACTGACCCTTATGTTGGTAAGTTAACGTTCTTCCGTGTGTACTCTGGTGTGTTAAACTCTGGATCATACGTGAAAAACTCAACTAAAGGTAAGCGTGAGCGTGTAGGTCGTATCCTACAAATGCACGCTAACAGCCGTGAAGAGATTTCAACAGTTTACGCTGGTGATATCGCTGCTGCTGTAGGTTTAAAAGATACTACTACTGGTGATACTCTTTGTGACGAGAAGAGCCTTGTTATCCTTGAGTCTATGGAATTCCCAGAGCCAGTTATCTCTGTAGCTATCGAACCAAAATCAAAAGCTGACCAAGATAAAATGGGTACAGCATTATCTAAGCTTTCTGAAGAAGATCCAACATTCCGTGCTCACACTGACCAAGAAACTGGCCAAACAATCATCGCTGGTATGGGTGAACTTCACCTTGATATCATCGTTGACCGTATGCGCCGTGAATTCAAAGTTGAAGCAAACGTTGGTGCTCCTCAGGTAGCATACCGTGAAACTTTCCGCGCTGCTGCGAAAGTTGAAGGTAAGTTCGCTCGTCAATCTGGTGGACGTGGACAATTCGGTCACGTTTGGATTGAGTTTGAACCTAACGAAGAAGGTAAAGGATTCGAATTCGAAAACAAGATCGTCGGTGGTGTAGTTCCACGTGAATACATCCCAGCTGTTGGAGCAGGTCTTGAAGATGCACTTAAAAATGGTGTACTAGCTGGTTATCCACTAGTTGACATTAAAGCTGCATTAGTTGACGGATCTTACCATGATGTCGATTCATCTGAGATGGCGTTCAAAATCGCTGCATCTATGGCACTTAAAGCTGCGGTTTCTAAATGTAGCCCAGTAATTCTTGAGCCAATGATGAAAGTTGAAGTTGTAATTCCTGAAGAGTACATGGGTGACATTATGGGTGACGTAACATCTCGTCGTGGACGTGTAGAAGGTATGGAAGCTCGCGGTAACGCTCAAGTTGTTCGCGCTATGGTTCCACTTTCTGAAATGTTCGGTTATGCAACGTCATTACGTTCTAACACTCAAGGACGCGGAACATTCTCTATGGTGTTTGACCACTATGAAGAAGTACCAAAGTCTGTTTCTGAAGAAATTATCAAAAAAAATAAAGGTGAATAA
- the tuf gene encoding elongation factor Tu has translation MAKAKFERSKPHVNIGTIGHVDHGKTTLTAAITTVLAKAGGAEARGYDQIDAAPEERERGITISTAHVEYETETRHYAHVDCPGHADYVKNMITGAAQMDGGILVVSAADGPMPQTREHILLSRQVGVPYIVVFLNKCDMVDDEELLELVEMEVRDLLSEYGFPGDDIPVIKGSALKALQGEADWEAKIIELMAEVDAYIPTPERETDKPFLMPVEDVFSITGRGTVATGRVERGIVKVGDVVEIIGLAEENASTTVTGVEMFRKLLDQAQAGDNIGALLRGVAREDIQRGQVLAKSGSVKAHAKFKAEVFVLSKEEGGRHTPFFANYRPQFYFRTTDVTGIIQLPEGTEMVMPGDNIEMTIELIAPIAIEEGTKFSIREGGRTVGYGVVATIVE, from the coding sequence ATGGCTAAAGCTAAATTCGAACGTTCTAAACCCCATGTTAACATCGGTACAATCGGCCACGTTGACCATGGTAAAACTACATTAACTGCTGCGATCACTACAGTACTTGCAAAAGCTGGTGGTGCTGAAGCACGCGGATACGATCAAATCGATGCTGCTCCAGAAGAAAGAGAGCGCGGTATCACAATCTCAACTGCACACGTTGAGTACGAAACTGAAACTCGTCACTATGCACACGTTGACTGCCCAGGTCACGCTGACTATGTTAAAAACATGATCACTGGTGCTGCTCAAATGGACGGCGGTATCTTAGTAGTATCTGCTGCTGATGGCCCAATGCCTCAAACTCGTGAGCACATCCTTCTTTCTCGTCAAGTAGGTGTACCTTACATCGTTGTATTCTTAAACAAATGCGACATGGTAGACGACGAAGAATTATTAGAATTAGTAGAAATGGAAGTTCGCGACCTATTATCTGAATACGGATTCCCAGGCGACGACATTCCTGTAATCAAAGGTTCTGCTCTTAAAGCTCTTCAAGGAGAAGCTGATTGGGAAGCAAAAATCATTGAATTAATGGCTGAAGTTGATGCTTACATCCCAACTCCAGAACGTGAAACTGACAAACCATTCTTAATGCCTGTAGAGGACGTATTCTCTATCACAGGTCGTGGTACAGTTGCTACTGGTCGTGTTGAGCGCGGTATCGTTAAAGTTGGTGACGTAGTAGAAATCATCGGTCTTGCTGAAGAAAATGCTTCTACAACTGTAACTGGTGTAGAGATGTTCCGTAAACTTCTTGACCAAGCTCAAGCTGGAGACAACATCGGTGCTTTACTTCGTGGGGTTGCTCGTGAAGACATCCAACGTGGACAAGTACTTGCAAAAAGCGGTTCTGTAAAAGCTCATGCTAAATTCAAAGCTGAAGTTTTCGTATTATCTAAAGAAGAAGGTGGACGTCACACTCCATTCTTCGCTAACTACCGTCCTCAGTTCTACTTCCGTACAACTGACGTAACTGGTATCATCCAATTACCAGAAGGTACTGAAATGGTAATGCCTGGTGACAACATCGAAATGACTATCGAACTTATCGCTCCAATCGCTATCGAAGAGGGAACTAAATTCTCTATTCGTGAAGGTGGACGTACAGTAGGTTACGGTGTAGTTGCTACTATCGTTGAGTAA
- the rpsJ gene encoding 30S ribosomal protein S10 codes for MAKEKIRIRLKAYDHRILDQSAEKIVETAKRSGATVSGPIPLPTEKTVYTILRAVHKYKDSREQFEMRTHKRLIDIVSPTPQTVDSLMRLDLPSGVDIEIKL; via the coding sequence ATGGCAAAAGAAAAAATTCGTATCCGTTTAAAAGCTTACGATCACCGTATTCTTGATCAGTCAGCTGAGAAAATTGTAGAAACAGCTAAGCGTTCTGGGGCAACAGTTTCTGGTCCGATCCCATTACCAACTGAAAAAACTGTTTACACAATTCTTCGTGCTGTTCATAAGTACAAAGATTCTCGTGAGCAATTCGAAATGCGCACGCACAAACGTCTAATCGACATCGTGAGTCCTACTCCACAAACAGTAGATTCATTAATGCGTTTAGACTTACCATCTGGTGTAGATATCGAAATCAAACTATAA